A window of Streptomyces sp. NBC_01241 genomic DNA:
GCGCGGCCCGCCGGTCCCGACCGGTCGAGCGAGACCTCCATGGCGTCGTAGCGGGGCTCGTGCAGCAGACGGCGCGGCGGATGCCACGGATCGACGCCGAGACCGGCCGGTGCGAGCCCCACCCGGTCGAGGGTGTCCCGTACGGCGGTGAGATCGGCGGCCGTGGCATCGATGCACGCCATCAGGGAGTCGGCGGGGCGCGAGCTGAGCTCCAGCTGGCCGCCGGGTTCGAAGGTGAGCACCGCGCTCAGGGGCAGGGCCCGCAGGAGGGCGGCGGCCGCGTCGAGACGGTGGTGGGGGACCGGGACGCGGGGCCGATCCCGGTGGTGGATGAGCCATTCGAGTTCGACGCCGACCGTGCGGGGCGGACCGGTCTTGAAGCAGATGCAGCGCAGTAAATCCTCGGCTTCGGCCTCGCCCAGGGGCGGGGGCAGGCCGGGCGGACCGTGGTCGCCGGGTGTGTCGGATGACATGCCGGGGCCTCCTTCTGCTCGGTTCGTCCTTACCACCCAAACCCCCGCGAGGGGATCGCACAAGAGTGCCCCTGTGCGTCGGAAATCCGGTTGCATCCATGCCGCTGGAGGGCCGAGCATGCCCCGTATGCACCACACGGAGGAGTGCCGATGAGTGCACGGCTGCGCGGCATCGCGCGAGAGACGGAGGCCATTGTCGAGGCCGGCCGCTATCGCACGCCCGAGGGGCGCGAGGTGAGCATCGAACGAGCGCTGACCGCCGCACTCTCGGGCACCAGGCTGTACGGCCCCGAGCCGGTGCCCGTCGCCGCACTCGACTCCGACCGCACACCGGTCATCGAGGTCACCGACGAGAGCAGCCTGCGGGCGGCGCACCGGATGACCGGTGAGGGGCCCGGCAAGGTCGCCGTCCTGAACTACGCCTCCGCCCGCAATCCCGGCGGCGGATACCTCAACGGCGCACAGGCCCAGGAAGAGGCGCTGTGCCGGGGCTCTGCGCTGTACGCCACGCTGCTGCGCGCTCCCGACTACTACGCCCACCACCGCGCGGAACGCAGCGCCTTCTACACCGACCGGGTGATTCACTCACCCGGGGTGCCGGTGTTCCGGGACGACCGGGGGCGGCTGCTCGACACCCCGTACACCGCGGGCTTCCTCACCTCCCCGGCACCCAATGCCGTAGTCATCCGCGGCCACACCCCCGAGGACGCCCACCGCATCCCCGCCGCGCTCACGTCCCGTGCCGAGCGGGTGCTGGAGGTCGCGGCGGTTCGCGGGTACCGCAGGCTGGTGCTGGGCGCCTGGGGCTGCGGCGTGTTCCGCAACGACCCGGCGCAGGTGGCCCGGGTGTTCCGGGCGCTGCTGCTGGACGGCGGCCGGTTCGCCGGACACTTCGAGCAGATCGTCTTCGGCATCCTCGACCGCAGCCCCGATTCCGCCACCCGGTCCGCCTTCGACCGGACGTTCGACGGTCAGCTCCAGCCGTAGCGCTCCCGCAGCCGGCCGACGACCAGATCGAACCGGTCCCGGTCCAGCGCGCACGCCTCACGCCGCATCCCGTCCTCGTGCAACCGCAGCACCCGGTCCAGATCGACCCACGACGGACGGCCCGAGCTGTCCCACGGACCGGCCCCGAGCGCGACCCACTCGTGGTCCCCGTCGTGCTGCTTGCTCGACAACTGCACGGCGAGCAGCGTGCCCACGGCTTCCCGCGCCACCACCAGTACCGGACGGTCCTTGCCACGCCCGTCGTTCTCCTCGAACGGCACATAGGTCCAGACGATCTCGCCGGGGTCCGGGTCGCCGTCCCGGTCTGGGGCGTACGCGGTGCGGACCGGGCCCACGTCGCGCGGGTCGGCCTCGGAGGTCGCGCAGGGTCCGGTTCGGCCGGGGAATCCGGCCGGGCTGTCGGTGCTTCGGTCACGGTGCTGGATGCTCATCCCCACACCGTAGGACCTGTACGGCCCATTTCGTGGAGCGGGTCCGGTGAACGGGCCGCAGGGCCGGGCACCTCACCCGCACCGTACACACCTGACACGGCCTCACCCTGAAGCTCTGCCAGAGTTTCGCATCGAGGTTCACGGTCCGGTTCGCAACGGGCGTCCGCGCGCCGTTCCCGTCCGGCAGCCGTACTCGACACGGCCCTGCGGCCGCTCGACTCGGAGACCGGAGCGGTGGCCGGTGCCCGCCCCAGGCCGAGGGGCGCGCACCGGCCACGGCCGCCCAGACCCGTCAGGAAGGCGTACCGTCCGCGTGACCGGCGTGACCGGCGTGACCGGCGTGACCGGCGTGACCGGCGTGACCGGCGTGACCGGCGTGACCGGCCTGCCCCATGAAGAGGGCGAAGCCCCTCCTGCGGCATCCTCAACTGCCGTACGCGCGCGCCACATACACCGTGCGGGGCGGCAGATGCTCGATCACCGCCACCACCGTGTCCACCTCGATGCGGTCCTTCGCCGAGGCAGGATGCGCGAGGAAGTGCTCGGCGCCGCCCCGGATCTGGACGATCACCTCGCCGACCAGCCCCGGCCCCACCGTTCCGGTCACCCGAGGGAGCAGTCCCGCCATCGAGGAGCCATCCATGACCCGGAGCGTACCCACGCCGCACAGGTCTGGAAGACTGCCCGACGCCATGAGCCAGTTACCGAACCAGTCCACCGAGGGCCCCGTGCCGACCAGTGCCGACGTGGCACGGCTCGCCGGAGTCTCCCGGGCAACCGTGTCCTACGTACTGAACGACATCGCGACCGTGCGGATCAGCGAGCCCACCCGGCGCAGGGTCAGGGAGGCCGCCGCCGAACTGGGGTACGTACCGCATGCGGCGGCCCGCAGCCTGCGCGCGGGACACACCCGCATGGTGGTGCTGCCCACCGTGAACTTCCCGGCCGACCCGCTCCACCAACGCTTTTTCCACGAACTGGAAACCGGCCTGCGCCGCCTCGACTACACGGTGGTCCAGTACGGCAGCACCGGCCTCGACGCCGACGAGGCACCCCGCGCCTGGGCCGAACTCCGTCCCGTCGCCGTCATCGCACCCGGCACGATCGCCCTCACCCCGCAGGGCATATCCGTCCTCAGACGAGCCGGAGCCAAGGCCGTCATCACCCTCGGCCCGCGACCGGTGGACGGCGCCCACGCGCTGCTCATGGACCAGCGGAAGGTCGGCAGCGTCGCGATCGGGCATCTGCTGGCGCGCGGCCGGCGTCGCATCGGCGTGATCATGCCCGAGGAAGACGGCCTCGGCCTGCTCGCCGAACCCCGGCTGACCGGGGCCCGGCAGGCCGCGCAGAGCCACGGGGCCGTCATCGAACCGTTGCCGCTGCGGTACGAGGAGGAGTCGGCCGACCGGCTGGCCGCCCGGTGGCGCACCCTGGGCCTCGACGCGGTCTTCGCGTACAACGACGCATACGCGATGCTCCTCATGCGGGCCCTTCAGGACGCGGGCATCGAGGTGCCCCGCGAGACGGCCGTGATCGGCGCCGACGACCTGATGCTCGGCAGGCTGCTGCGTCCCCGGCTCAGCAGCGTACGGCTGGAGATGGCCGCCGCACAGCCGCTGGCGGATCTCGTCCACCGGCTGGTGCGGCACACCGGCGGCGCCCCCGAGCACCACGACCTGCTGCGGGCCAGGACGGTCCACCGCGAGTCCAGCTGAGCCGCCCGGTCCGCACGGCACGGCAGCGCGGCAACGTGCGCACCGCGCGCCGCCTGCCTAGCGTCATGACCATGAGCCATCCGCAGAGTTACGAGATCCTGCTGGTCCCCGGACACGTCGAGGACACCACCGAGGCCGCCGGGAGCAGTGGCGCCATCCGTTCGGCGGTCGTGGCGGCGACCGGCGAGACGGGAGCGTCGGGTTACCCCCGCTATTCGGGTGAAGGCATCGTGGCGGACATCGACCCGGCGACGCACGCGGTCGAGGCCCTGCTGGTCGACGGCGCCGAGCTGGACTACGGCCTGTCGGTCCGGATCAAGGAGAAGAACGCCGACGGTGACGCAGGCAGCAGCGCCGACACCGGTGCCGACCGCAGCGCAGGTGGCTGAGGCCGCGCAGGCCGCCGACGTCACGGAAAAGTGGCCCGCCCGGACCGCGGACGCGGACCGGGCGGGCCACTCACCCCGCTCATGCGCGCGTGGAGCCTACTGCTCCTTCTGCTGGTTCTCGATGGACTTGCGGACCTCGTCCATGTCCAGCTTCCTGGCCTGTCCGATGACATCCTCCAGCGCCGCCTCCGGCAGCGCCCCCGGCTGAGCGAACACCGCCACATTGTCCCGGACGATCATCAGCGTGGGAATGGAACGGATCTCGAAGGCCGCCGCCAACTCCTGCTGCGCCTCGGTGTCGACCTTGGCGAAGACCAGGTCGTCGTGGCGCTCCGACGCCGCGTCGTAGACCGGTGCGAACTGCCGGCACGGGCCGCACCAGGAAGCCCAGAAGTCGATCAGGACGAAGTCGTTGTCACTGACGACCTGATCGAAGTTTTCCTTGGTGAGCTCAACGGTGCTCATACTCTGCTACCTCTTCCTCTGCCCGTTCGGACCTGTCCGGCTCAACCGTGCCGGTACATGCGCTATTCCGCCTGCCCATGTGGCCGCCGCGCACACCCGCGATCAGACTGTTCCCATGACAGCAGCTTCCCTGAACACCGAATACGACGTAGTGGTCATCGGAGCAGGTCCGGTCGGCGAGAACGTCGCCGACCGGGCACGTGCCGCCGGGCTGAGCACGGCGGTCGTCGAGACGGAACTCATCGGCGGCGAGTGCTCCTACTGGGCCTGCATGCCCAGCAAGGCCCTGCTGCGGCCGGTCGTCGCCCGCGCCGACGCCCGCCGCCTGCCCGGCCTGAGCGACGCCGTCCAGGGACCGCTCGACGTGGCGGCGGTCCTCGCCCGCCGCGACGCGTTCGCCTCGCACTGGAAGGACGACGGACAGGTCGCCTGGCTGGACGGCATCGGAGCGGACATCTACCGCGGCCGGGGCCGGCTCACCGGCGAGAAGGCCGTCTCCGTCACCGCCCCCGACGGCACGGTGCACCGGCTCACCGCCCGGCAGGCCGTCGCCGTCTGCACCGGCAGCCGCGCCGTCGTCCCCG
This region includes:
- a CDS encoding type II toxin-antitoxin system PemK/MazF family toxin, with the protein product MSIQHRDRSTDSPAGFPGRTGPCATSEADPRDVGPVRTAYAPDRDGDPDPGEIVWTYVPFEENDGRGKDRPVLVVAREAVGTLLAVQLSSKQHDGDHEWVALGAGPWDSSGRPSWVDLDRVLRLHEDGMRREACALDRDRFDLVVGRLRERYGWS
- a CDS encoding TIGR02452 family protein, coding for MSARLRGIARETEAIVEAGRYRTPEGREVSIERALTAALSGTRLYGPEPVPVAALDSDRTPVIEVTDESSLRAAHRMTGEGPGKVAVLNYASARNPGGGYLNGAQAQEEALCRGSALYATLLRAPDYYAHHRAERSAFYTDRVIHSPGVPVFRDDRGRLLDTPYTAGFLTSPAPNAVVIRGHTPEDAHRIPAALTSRAERVLEVAAVRGYRRLVLGAWGCGVFRNDPAQVARVFRALLLDGGRFAGHFEQIVFGILDRSPDSATRSAFDRTFDGQLQP
- the trxA gene encoding thioredoxin → MSTVELTKENFDQVVSDNDFVLIDFWASWCGPCRQFAPVYDAASERHDDLVFAKVDTEAQQELAAAFEIRSIPTLMIVRDNVAVFAQPGALPEAALEDVIGQARKLDMDEVRKSIENQQKEQ
- a CDS encoding LacI family DNA-binding transcriptional regulator, translating into MSQLPNQSTEGPVPTSADVARLAGVSRATVSYVLNDIATVRISEPTRRRVREAAAELGYVPHAAARSLRAGHTRMVVLPTVNFPADPLHQRFFHELETGLRRLDYTVVQYGSTGLDADEAPRAWAELRPVAVIAPGTIALTPQGISVLRRAGAKAVITLGPRPVDGAHALLMDQRKVGSVAIGHLLARGRRRIGVIMPEEDGLGLLAEPRLTGARQAAQSHGAVIEPLPLRYEEESADRLAARWRTLGLDAVFAYNDAYAMLLMRALQDAGIEVPRETAVIGADDLMLGRLLRPRLSSVRLEMAAAQPLADLVHRLVRHTGGAPEHHDLLRARTVHRESS